Within the Acidobacteriota bacterium genome, the region TTTGCCGGCGCTGCTGGCGGCGCTGGCGCTGCCGCTGCGCGATGCCGGCATTCTGGTCGGCTTCCTGATTGCCTTTCAGGCATTGCAACCGTTTGCGGGCATTCTTGCCGACCGCAGCAATGCGCGGGTGATGATCACCCTTGGTCTGGCGGGGTCGTCGCTGGGCGCGGCCTGGATCGGCTGGGCATCGAACGCGCAGGCGCTGATTGGCGCGCTGGTGGTGATCGGCATCTGCAATACGCTGTTTCATCCGCCGGCGCTGACGGGCGTGCGGCGGCTGGCGGCGGGAAGCGGCGAGAACGCGACGGCGGTATTTCTGGTGGGCGGCGAAGTCGGCCGCGGCCTCTGGCCGCTGCTGGCCGGCATTGTGGTCACTGCCTGGGGATTGCACGCGCTCTGGGTGCTGGCGCTGGCCGCCATCCCCACGCTGCCGCTGCTGTGGTCGCGCGTGCCGGTGCGCATGCACCCGGCGGCGCGGACGGGCGCCTGGCGCGGCATTCGCGAGGCGGGACAGCCGCTGCGCATGGTTATCGTCTATTCGGCGCTGCGGGCCACGCAAATCACCGGCGTGAGCGCCTTTGTGCCGCTGCTGTGGGAGGCGCGCGGCGGCAAGCTGGTGGCGGGCGCGGGGCTGATCACCACCATGCTGGTGACGGGCATCATCGGCAATCTGGGCGCGGCGGCGCTGGCGCGGCACTGGGGACGGCGGCCGCTGGTGATCGTCAACACCGCGGCGTTTACGGTCTTGCTGGCCGTATTCCTGCTGGCCAGCGGCATCTGGCTGTGGATCACCATGGCGCTGCTGGGCATTGCGGTTTTTGCCACGCTATCGCTGACGGTGTTGATGTGCCAGGACCAATTGCCGCGCAACCCCTCGCTGGGTTCCGGCCTGGCGCTCGGCTTTTCCAATGCGCTCGGCGCCGGCCTGGTGGCCGCGCTGGGCTTGCTGGCGCCGCTGTGGGGGCCCGAAGGCGTGCTCTGGACATTCGTGGTCTGCGGCGCCCCGGCATTTCTGTTTGCCTTTGCGCTGCCGGCCGACGCCCCTCCGCCCACCACCCACCACTCGCCCCCCACCACGGCTACACAAAGTCTGAGCAGCTCATGAAATAGCCGCAGCCCGGGCAGCGGAGTTTACAGCCGCGGTCTTCGAGCTTGCGCGAACAGTTGGGGCAGTAGAGCATGGGCTCGCGTGTTGGCTCGGGCGGGCGCGGCGGGCTAGCAGGATTGTTTTGCACGGCTAGGGGCAACGTAGCACAGCGCTGCGGCGAAAGCGAAAGCGAAGAAGAAGCAAAGATGCCGGTTGCCTGTGGAGACCAGTTTGGGACTGGAGGCGGAGTGAGTACAGATAGCGTGAGTGGCGATTTTTCCTAGTGGAAATGCGCCTCCACGCGGCTACGGGCTTGTGCAAAAGCAAAGAATCCCTTGTGGGACGCGCATGGACGCAAGCCGGGCTCAGGGCCGGCGCCGTGTATCGGCTCCAAGTTACTGTAAACAATAACTTTACTGCAATGATAGACGGTTGTGGGGGCAGCGGGTCGAAGCCCCGCCGGCGCTGACTAGCACTTCGGTTTCCGTGGTGAAATCCACGCGATTTCCACAGTTTTCCGCAAAAATTAACGCTTGCTCTGGGCGCGGAATTCCTGTAACTGAGGCAGCAGGGAAGCGGGTACGCGCGCCAGCAGATCGACCCGCGAACCAGAGTGGGATTCGGCCAGGATTTGACCGCGTTCGTGCAGCAAGTGCACGATTTTGCCCGCCGGATGAGGCACCTGCAGGCGCACCTCTTCCAGCCGATCCAGCGGCAACTGCTCATCCAGACGCTGAATAAGCCGATCGAGGCCGGCGCCGGTGCGCGCGCTCACCAGGACCGGCTCTGCGCCCGGGTGCGGCTGTTCGGGCGGGGCGCCGGCAAGCAGGTCGGACTTGTTCCAAACCCGGATTTGGGGGACGGTGGAAACGCCCAGTTCGGCCAGCACCTGGTGTACCTGCGTTTCCTGTTGCTCGCGCTCCGGCGCAGAGGCATCGGTGACCACGAGCAGCAAGCTGGCGCGGGTGACTTCTTCCAGGGTGGCCCGGAAGGCGTTGATGAGGCCGTGGGGCAGGTCGCGCAGGAAGCCGACGGTGTCGGAGAGCAGCACGGTGCGTTTGCTCGGCAGCCGGATGGAGCGGAGGGTGGGATCGAGGGTGGCGAACATGCGGCTGGAGGTCATGACGCCGGCGCCGGTGAGGGCATTGAACAAGGTGCTTTTGCCGGCATTGGTATAGCCGACCAGCGCTACTGTGGCCAGCGGCACGCTTTCGCGCTGGCGCCGCTGCTCGCCGCGCTGTGCACGCACCCGTTCCAGCGCCAGCTTGAGCACACGAATGCGGTGGTGAATGCGGCGGCGATCGCTTTCAAGCTGGGTTTCGCCCGGTCCGCGCGTGCCAATGCCGCCGCCCAGGCGGGACATGGAACGGCCGCGGCCGGCGAGGCGCGGCAGCCGGTACTCCAGTTGCGCCAGCTCTACCTGGAGCTGACCTTCGCGCGTGCGGGCGTGGCGGGCGAAAATGTCGAGGATCAATTGCGTGCGGTCCAGCACCCGGACTTCGAGCGCCTGCTCGAGATTGCGCTGCTGCGTGGGGCTGAGCTCGCGATCGAAAATCACCAGATCGGTACCGCGAGCGGTGGCGGCGAGCTCGGCGAGCTTGCCGGAGCCGATGAGGGTAGCCGGATCGGGCGCCGGCCGCTGCTGCAACAGGCTGCCGGCAACGTGCCCGCCCGCGCTTTCCGTTAACGCGCGCAACTCCGCGAGGGCGGCTTCAGCGCGTTCGAGGCTGGCCGGCAGACGCGCGGTGCCGGCTTCGGCGGCCGCAACGAGTTGACTGGCGCGGGGCCGGGCATGGCTGCGCCACGCCACCCGCTTGACGCTCGGCCGGGCTGGGGTCCCCGTGAGCCCCAACCCGGCCGGGTCCGGCCGAGGCTGCCCATGGCGGGCGGTAAAAACTACGCCGACCAGGACCGCCGTTTCGGGAATCAGGCCCGACCCCGTCTAGGGCTCCTTCGGATCGCTGGCGGCGAGAGCTGCCGCCGCAGGGGCGGCTTCGTTGTGGACTGCAGCCACGGGACGGTGGTCAGCATGTTCGCGCGCGGAGTTGCGCTGCAGGGCGTTGTGTTGGAGAACGACAGTCGAGATCGCGTGCTTGAAGATCATCTGCTCCTGGCTATTGGACTCCAGGACCAGGCAGTACTTATCAAAGCTGCGAATACGGCCGATGAGTTTTACGCCACTCAGCAAATAAATCGTAATCGCCTGTTTTTCCTTGCGTGCAGCATTGAGGAATGAGTCTTGAATGTTTTGCGAGGCTTTTTCCATGTTTCCTCCAGCGGCCCCTTCAAGCTCAGGCTAACACCAACGAGTGGCACGGCCACCTCTTTCTAGGAGCCCCCTCTCCAAGTTGCCCTATGAAGAATCCGCGCACAGCCTAATGGCTCGCGCTGGCGGGATTCACGGTCCAGGTCAGGTGGCTGCTGGCGGTGGCGCCGGTGGCATCTTTGACCTGTACCGTGAAGGCATAGTTGCCGGCGGCGGCGGGCACGCCCGAGAGCACGCCTGCGGGCGTGAGCGTGATGCCGCTGGGCAGGCTGCCATTCAGCACCGTGAAGGTGTAGGGAGTGGTGCCAAAATTCGCGGTAATGGGCTGGTTATATGCCTGCCCAGCGGTTCCCGGCGGCAGCGCGACGGTGGTGACCGCCAGCGACGTGCCGGTAAATATGGTCAGCGTATAGGCCTGAACGACCATCAGGCCGTTGGCATCGGTGGCCGAAACGCTGAAGGTATGAGCTCCAGCCGTGCCCGAGGCGGGCACGCCGAAGATGAAGCCATTGTTGTTCATGCTCAGGCCGGAGGGCAAAGTGCCCAGCACGAGCTGGAACTTGTACGGGCTCACGCCGCCCTGGGCGGTCAACTGCTCTAAATAGCCGGTGCCTTCGACGCCAGTCTGTAACACCGCGGGCAAGATGGCGAAGGGATCCACGGTTATGGTGAAGGGTAGGGTGACGCTTTGGCCGTCCGCATCGGTAATCAGCAGACTGAAATGGTAGGTGCCTGCCTGCGTGGGCGTACCAGCGAACAGCCATTCCACCGTGCTGGAGATGCTCTTTTCGGCGGTGATGCCCGGCGGCAGGGTGCCTTGCGCCAAGGTGGGAACGAATGGCCCCGTGCCATTATTCATGGTGATGATGGCCGCGTAACTGGTGCCCACGACCGGATCGGGAACGGTGGTGCTCTGGGCGGTCAGACCCGCCAGTTGGATGGTGATGGGCCGGGTCGAGGTAGCCGGCGGCACCGAGCTATCAGTAACTTGCACGGTGGCGTTGAAGGTGCCGCTGGTGGCGGAGGTGCCGCTAATGATACCGGTGGCCGGATCCAGGCTGATGCCATGCGGCAGGCTACCTTGCACCACGGACCAGGAATAGGGCTGCTTGCCATTGACTGCGGACAGCGTCAGGTTGAAGGCTTCGTTGGTGGTCCCCAGCGTGGCCGCGACGGGTTTGATGGCCAAGGTTTGGTCGATGGTCATCTGGATGTTCTGCAGGGCGAAGTTGCCCGTGCCATCGGAAGCCTGGAAGGTGATCTGCGCGGTGCCGGCCACGAGCGGTGTGCCGGTGATCGAGCCATCGGATTGCAAGGTCAAACCGGTGGGCATGGGCAGGGAGCCAGGGGCGAGGCTGAAGTTGATTTTCGAATCGCCCAGGGCGCCGTTCACGGCAGCCAACTTACCGTTGTAGGCAACGCCGACGTTGCCATCCGGCAGCGTAGTCGTGAGGATGGTCATGCGGCTCACGGGCGTTTCCTGCACGATCCACAGCCCGGAGTTCATGTCGCTGGCGAGGATGTAATGATTGCCGTTCACGTTGTAAGCGGCCACGCCGTCGACGAGCGCCTTGGGCGGATTGTTGATGGCCGGGTTGTTACCGTTGGGATCGGGCGTGTCGGGCGGAATGAACGAGGCCAGCCGCGTGGGCGGATTCAAGGAACTGATATCGAGATCTTCGACGCCGGCCGAGTACCAGGCAACGTAAGCATGGGGATGGCTGGGATCGCCGTTCCAGGCCAGCGCGTGCGCGGTGTAAATACCATCGTCGGGCGCAGGTGCCGACATGGACTGCGGGTTGGCGAAAAAGCTTTCGAGCGTAGCCGCGCCTTGCGCGC harbors:
- the hflX gene encoding GTPase HflX, translating into MAWRSHARPRASQLVAAAEAGTARLPASLERAEAALAELRALTESAGGHVAGSLLQQRPAPDPATLIGSGKLAELAATARGTDLVIFDRELSPTQQRNLEQALEVRVLDRTQLILDIFARHARTREGQLQVELAQLEYRLPRLAGRGRSMSRLGGGIGTRGPGETQLESDRRRIHHRIRVLKLALERVRAQRGEQRRQRESVPLATVALVGYTNAGKSTLFNALTGAGVMTSSRMFATLDPTLRSIRLPSKRTVLLSDTVGFLRDLPHGLINAFRATLEEVTRASLLLVVTDASAPEREQQETQVHQVLAELGVSTVPQIRVWNKSDLLAGAPPEQPHPGAEPVLVSARTGAGLDRLIQRLDEQLPLDRLEEVRLQVPHPAGKIVHLLHERGQILAESHSGSRVDLLARVPASLLPQLQEFRAQSKR
- a CDS encoding MFS transporter, with the translated sequence MIGLLAWAHFLNDGAANYLPGILPALLAALALPLRDAGILVGFLIAFQALQPFAGILADRSNARVMITLGLAGSSLGAAWIGWASNAQALIGALVVIGICNTLFHPPALTGVRRLAAGSGENATAVFLVGGEVGRGLWPLLAGIVVTAWGLHALWVLALAAIPTLPLLWSRVPVRMHPAARTGAWRGIREAGQPLRMVIVYSALRATQITGVSAFVPLLWEARGGKLVAGAGLITTMLVTGIIGNLGAAALARHWGRRPLVIVNTAAFTVLLAVFLLASGIWLWITMALLGIAVFATLSLTVLMCQDQLPRNPSLGSGLALGFSNALGAGLVAALGLLAPLWGPEGVLWTFVVCGAPAFLFAFALPADAPPPTTHHSPPTTATQSLSSS
- the hfq gene encoding RNA chaperone Hfq, with the protein product MEKASQNIQDSFLNAARKEKQAITIYLLSGVKLIGRIRSFDKYCLVLESNSQEQMIFKHAISTVVLQHNALQRNSAREHADHRPVAAVHNEAAPAAAALAASDPKEP